CAAAGATAAGCATCTTATTTAGTGACAATCATAATCGAATATGGACCAAATGTAGGTTTTATGGATTATTTTTAATCCTAGTTTTGCGTAATGCTCGTCCAGCAACAATACTGATGATGACAACATACTGCTTAAGTATGTTGTACTAATGAGTTTAATCTAGTTTTAAATTAGTTAGTTTACGTCGTGAATAAAATTCAATACTGCTTGAAATACGCCATTTTAAAAGGAATTAATATGTCTTCTCGTGTAACTGCACAGCTTATTCTTGATGGTTTTGATGATGCGTTACCAACATGGCGTCGAGTTATTTTTAAGCGACTGTTTAGCGTGTTAGCGTTGTTATCTATTCCGCTTTATATCACCAGCGTTTATTTGTGTATGGTTAAAAACCTGTGGGGTATGGCTGTATTTGATACTGCAGCTTACGCGATATTATTATTTATTTTGTATTATCCTGCTATTAGCGACAAACAAAAGTTTACCATTGGTTGCTATCTTTCATTTGGTATTGGCATTGGTTTTTTACTTGCTATTGGCCCATCCGGTGCTGGTTTTTTTTGGCTATTTGTATTTCCACCTCTGTGCAGTATTTTGCTCGGTGAGAAAATGGCGATAGTGGCCCAAATAACCAATGGGGTTTCGTTATTGTTAATTGGTCTTGCCTATCATTACCAATTTGTTGATTGGCCGAATATAAGCGGGTTTTCGACTTTAATTTGGTATGTCGTAGTGATTAACTTTCTCGTAACAAATGCGATTGTTACTCAGTCTACGTCATATTTATTGGGTAAACTAACCCACTCTTTAGAGTCTACCTTAGCGTCACGTAAAGCGACCGTCATGGGGTTAGCGAAATTGGCTGAATACCGTGATAATGAAACCGGCGCGCATCTTATTAGAATGCAGCAGTATGCCAATATGTTGGCCAGACAAAGACTAACCGATGAACATGTTCCCGAAGAGTTAACCGAAGCTTTTATTCAAGATATCAGTCTTTCAGCCATTTTGCATGATATTGGTAAAGTGGGTATTGCAGATAATATTCTATTAAAACCTGGA
This region of Shewanella livingstonensis genomic DNA includes:
- a CDS encoding HD-GYP domain-containing protein — encoded protein: MSSRVTAQLILDGFDDALPTWRRVIFKRLFSVLALLSIPLYITSVYLCMVKNLWGMAVFDTAAYAILLFILYYPAISDKQKFTIGCYLSFGIGIGFLLAIGPSGAGFFWLFVFPPLCSILLGEKMAIVAQITNGVSLLLIGLAYHYQFVDWPNISGFSTLIWYVVVINFLVTNAIVTQSTSYLLGKLTHSLESTLASRKATVMGLAKLAEYRDNETGAHLIRMQQYANMLARQRLTDEHVPEELTEAFIQDISLSAILHDIGKVGIADNILLKPGRLTAEEFEQIKAHPVIGEKVLNSLLAYAPQCSFIRMGRDIAGAHHEKWDGSGYPVGLIGESIPLSARIVALVDVYDALTSPRCYKRPFSHEEAMMLIIEGRGKHFDPKLVDSFLVISEQFGVLSKASLQEDI